The Solibacillus sp. FSL W7-1436 genome window below encodes:
- the flhA gene encoding flagellar biosynthesis protein FlhA yields the protein MQIRDIGVLAAVIMVVAMLIIPLPHWLLSFLIIINITFALLVLLTSMNMKEALDFSIFPTVILLLTLFRLALSVSTTRAILSEGDAGKVVETFGNFVTGGNILVGLVIFLLLVIIQFIVITKGSERVAEVAARFTLDAMPGKQMSIDADLNAGMISEKEARERREKVSGEADFYGAMDGATKFVKGDAIASIIMVGINLLFGMIIGMLQMELSFSEAASKYSMLTVGDGLVSQIPALLISTATGIVVTRAASKGNLGSDITAQLFAQSKLLYVAAGTILLLGLFTPIPDWITIPIAVALAAGAFLMDRKKEETPEEIMEIEEEVASDTMKSPENVINLLNVDPIEFEFGYGLIPLVDAAQGGDLLDRVVMIRRQLALELGIVIPIVRIRDNIQLQPNEYRIKIKGNEMARGELLLDHYLAMSPGDDNSIDGIDTIEPSFGLPAKWITEAVKEDAEMFGYTVVDPPSVVSTHLTEMIRANAHDLLGRQETKQLIDHLRETHAILVDDLIPAPLSIGEVQKVLAKLLRENVSIRNLPIIFETLADYAKLTSDPDILTEYVRQALARQITSQFINGQQALKVITVSAKVEKLVADSIQQTDHGNYLAMDPQQSQFVLEAIAKEVERVSYTEQSPIILCSPAVRLYVRQLTERYFPQVPILSYNELDAAVEIQSVGVVNVE from the coding sequence ATGCAAATACGCGACATAGGGGTTTTAGCTGCAGTAATTATGGTTGTAGCGATGCTCATTATCCCTCTTCCACATTGGCTGCTCAGTTTTTTAATTATTATTAACATTACATTTGCACTTCTCGTGCTGTTAACTTCGATGAATATGAAGGAAGCGCTCGACTTCTCGATTTTCCCTACTGTTATCCTGCTGTTAACATTGTTCCGTCTGGCATTGTCCGTTTCTACGACACGTGCTATTTTATCGGAAGGTGACGCAGGTAAAGTAGTAGAGACATTCGGTAATTTCGTAACAGGCGGTAATATTTTAGTAGGTTTAGTTATTTTCTTATTACTAGTTATTATCCAGTTCATCGTTATTACGAAAGGTTCGGAGCGTGTTGCGGAAGTTGCTGCGCGTTTCACTTTGGATGCGATGCCTGGTAAGCAAATGAGTATTGATGCAGATTTAAACGCCGGAATGATTTCGGAAAAGGAAGCACGCGAACGCCGTGAGAAAGTATCCGGGGAAGCCGACTTTTACGGAGCGATGGATGGTGCGACGAAATTCGTTAAAGGGGATGCGATCGCGTCAATCATTATGGTTGGCATTAACTTACTGTTCGGTATGATTATCGGTATGCTTCAGATGGAGCTGAGCTTCAGTGAAGCCGCATCGAAATATTCGATGCTGACAGTCGGTGATGGACTTGTATCCCAAATCCCGGCACTATTAATTTCCACTGCAACAGGGATTGTTGTAACACGTGCCGCTTCAAAAGGAAATCTTGGTTCAGATATTACCGCACAATTATTTGCACAATCAAAGCTTTTATATGTCGCAGCAGGTACAATTCTCCTGCTTGGATTATTTACACCGATTCCGGACTGGATTACAATTCCGATTGCGGTTGCATTAGCGGCCGGCGCGTTCCTGATGGATCGTAAAAAGGAAGAAACACCGGAAGAGATCATGGAAATCGAAGAGGAAGTTGCTTCCGATACGATGAAAAGTCCGGAAAATGTTATTAATCTATTAAATGTCGATCCGATCGAGTTCGAATTTGGCTACGGGTTAATACCGTTGGTGGATGCGGCACAAGGCGGGGATTTACTGGACCGCGTAGTTATGATCCGCCGTCAGCTTGCACTGGAGCTTGGGATTGTCATACCGATTGTCCGAATCCGTGACAATATTCAGCTGCAGCCAAATGAGTACCGGATTAAAATTAAGGGAAATGAAATGGCACGAGGTGAATTACTGCTCGATCATTATTTGGCAATGAGTCCGGGGGATGATAATTCAATTGATGGTATTGATACAATTGAGCCGTCATTCGGATTGCCTGCAAAATGGATTACGGAAGCAGTAAAAGAGGATGCCGAAATGTTCGGTTATACAGTTGTCGATCCGCCAAGTGTTGTTTCGACACATTTAACTGAAATGATCCGTGCAAATGCCCACGATCTGCTTGGTCGTCAGGAGACGAAGCAACTGATCGATCATTTACGCGAAACCCATGCGATTTTGGTGGACGATCTGATTCCGGCACCATTATCGATAGGGGAAGTCCAAAAAGTACTGGCAAAATTATTGCGTGAAAATGTTTCGATACGGAATTTACCGATCATATTCGAAACATTAGCAGATTATGCAAAGCTTACTAGCGATCCTGATATTTTAACAGAATATGTGAGACAGGCATTGGCTAGACAAATAACATCACAATTCATTAACGGCCAACAAGCGTTAAAAGTGATTACCGTGTCGGCAAAAGTGGAAAAACTCGTGGCTGACAGCATTCAGCAAACAGATCACGGAAATTATTTGGCGATGGATCCGCAGCAGTCGCAATTCGTATTGGAAGCCATCGCAAAAGAAGTGGAGCGTGTTTCCTATACGGAACAGTCGCCGATCATTTTATGTTCGCCAGCTGTGCGACTGTATGTAAGACAATTAACAGAACGTTATTTCCCGCAAGTACCGATTCTTTCATATAACGAATTGGATGCAGCCGTTGAAATTCAAAGTGTAGGGGTGGTGAATGTTGAATGA
- the flhF gene encoding flagellar biosynthesis protein FlhF: MKMKKYNAPSIAEAMKQIRADLGEDAVILNSKVVVTKKFFGLVKNKSYEVVAGYDQMEKKPSIPSLEDIPTFAPQLKEEGIRETASSVEQHKKVPQGDAGGFPENLVKEIADLKSMMQSMQRMSVQSQYPDELLPFIDFLREQELGEELITKIGDELFMYYNGHGKQITWNEMQEVAKDYLRKELYDLPISGISYEKKYINVLGPTGVGKTTTIAKMAARAVLEKKKKIGFITTDTYRIAAIEQLKTYAALLQAPVEVVYNAADYAEAIKKFDHLNLIFIDTAGRNYKEAKYVDDLKSLIQFSEQVESYLVLSLTSKQKDLESIIEQFANMHIEKFIFTKLDETNSIGTMFNLMIKYNKGLAYYTNGQEVPEDIEQPDSDNLLELFFKENTDERSS; encoded by the coding sequence ATGAAGATGAAAAAATACAATGCACCTTCCATTGCTGAGGCGATGAAACAGATTCGCGCCGATTTAGGGGAAGATGCGGTAATTCTGAATTCAAAAGTCGTCGTAACGAAAAAGTTTTTCGGATTAGTAAAAAATAAAAGCTATGAAGTCGTGGCAGGATATGACCAGATGGAAAAGAAACCTTCAATACCTTCTTTAGAAGACATTCCGACATTTGCGCCGCAATTGAAGGAGGAAGGGATCCGCGAAACAGCTTCGTCTGTGGAACAGCATAAAAAAGTTCCGCAAGGCGATGCTGGCGGCTTTCCGGAAAACCTGGTGAAAGAAATTGCTGATTTAAAATCAATGATGCAATCGATGCAGCGTATGTCGGTACAATCTCAATATCCTGATGAACTCTTACCATTTATCGACTTTCTACGTGAGCAGGAACTTGGAGAGGAGCTTATCACAAAAATCGGTGATGAGCTTTTTATGTATTATAACGGGCATGGCAAGCAAATCACATGGAACGAAATGCAGGAAGTTGCTAAAGACTATTTAAGAAAAGAATTGTATGACTTGCCGATAAGCGGAATTTCATATGAGAAAAAATATATTAATGTGCTAGGTCCGACAGGTGTCGGGAAAACGACAACGATTGCGAAAATGGCAGCACGCGCTGTCCTTGAAAAGAAAAAGAAAATCGGCTTTATTACGACGGACACATACCGTATCGCCGCAATTGAACAATTGAAGACGTATGCTGCATTGCTGCAGGCTCCTGTTGAAGTTGTATACAATGCTGCAGATTATGCTGAGGCGATTAAAAAGTTTGATCATTTGAATTTAATTTTTATTGATACGGCCGGAAGAAACTATAAAGAAGCGAAATATGTAGATGATTTAAAGTCATTAATACAATTTAGTGAACAAGTAGAATCCTACTTAGTTTTATCTTTAACGTCTAAGCAAAAAGACTTAGAATCAATTATTGAACAATTTGCGAACATGCATATCGAAAAATTTATCTTTACGAAGCTTGATGAAACAAATTCTATTGGCACTATGTTTAATTTAATGATTAAATATAATAAAGGACTAGCCTATTATACAAATGGTCAAGAAGTACCAGAAGATATTGAGCAACCGGATAGTGATAATTTACTAGAACTTTTCTTCAAGGAGAACACGGATGAAAGATCAAGCTGA
- a CDS encoding MinD/ParA family protein: MKDQAEKLRQKMLESEHSSGRSIAVVSGKGGVGKSNFTTNFATLLSKKGKKVVILDMDIGMGNVHILIGSSAKYNLKDYLDGQVPLEDVLCETNEGVSYISGGSGMSSLMEWSPNVFARLISAFETLQKEYDFVLFDMGAGVVDWSLDLLTSIEEIIVISTAEPTSIMDAYSMMKFIHLKDPMKKFYLLGNRAYTVEEGQDTTQRLKTVMQRFLEKEATILGSLPEDPVVRQAVRQQSLFTLLYPDAPVSKTMGKIVEQFLTTQAVMKEVHATNESMKFIAKLKNIFSRGRE, from the coding sequence ATGAAAGATCAAGCTGAAAAACTGCGTCAGAAAATGCTTGAAAGCGAACATAGTTCAGGGCGGTCAATTGCAGTTGTTAGTGGAAAAGGCGGAGTAGGGAAAAGTAATTTCACGACAAACTTCGCTACTCTGTTATCAAAAAAAGGTAAAAAAGTAGTTATTTTAGATATGGACATTGGTATGGGCAATGTACATATTCTCATAGGAAGCTCTGCGAAATACAATTTAAAGGATTACCTCGATGGCCAAGTACCGCTCGAAGATGTTTTATGCGAAACGAACGAGGGGGTAAGCTATATTTCCGGTGGTTCAGGTATGTCGTCGTTAATGGAGTGGTCTCCTAATGTTTTTGCACGACTGATCTCGGCATTTGAAACATTACAGAAAGAGTATGATTTTGTTTTATTCGATATGGGAGCGGGTGTTGTGGATTGGTCGCTTGATCTATTAACATCGATTGAAGAAATCATCGTTATTTCTACAGCAGAACCGACGTCCATTATGGATGCTTATTCGATGATGAAATTTATCCATCTGAAAGACCCGATGAAGAAATTTTATCTGCTGGGGAATCGTGCCTATACAGTAGAGGAAGGCCAAGATACGACACAGCGACTAAAAACAGTTATGCAGCGTTTTTTGGAGAAGGAAGCAACGATTTTAGGTTCGCTGCCGGAAGACCCTGTTGTGCGTCAGGCAGTACGTCAGCAATCCCTATTCACATTACTGTATCCTGATGCCCCAGTCAGTAAGACGATGGGCAAAATTGTAGAGCAATTTTTAACAACGCAGGCGGTAATGAAAGAAGTGCATGCAACTAACGAGTCTATGAAGTTTATAGCAAAATTAAAAAACATCTTTTCGAGAGGGCGTGAGTAA
- a CDS encoding protein-glutamate methylesterase/protein-glutamine glutaminase: MSNLQKIKLLVVDDSAFMRKLISDFFSDHRHIEVIGAARNGKDAIKKIEQLKPDVVTMDVEMPEMNGMEALKEIMQKHPLPVIMLSSTTKRGAENTLMAMEYGAVDFVAKPSGSISLDLHKIKNELVHKVEEASKVTVSKLRKPFHKSTAASQLPHQPLNNEESKLKNMKKPTVKIDVPMKKTDWSKTSKKFILIGTSTGGPRALQEVITKIPANVGAPILIVQHMPAGFTKSLATRLDQLSDIHVKEAEQGDLLQKGTAYIAPGGYHLKLRKIGSSFAVVLDDQEPPRAGHRPSVDVMFEDVSQYQEFDKIAVIMTGMGYDGSKGLVSLKKTGNVMAIAESAETCIVYGMPKAAVETQLVDEVADVDDIAKTIMKYMP; the protein is encoded by the coding sequence ATGAGCAACTTACAGAAGATCAAACTGCTGGTTGTTGATGATTCCGCCTTTATGCGGAAGCTAATAAGCGATTTTTTTTCGGATCATCGCCATATTGAAGTCATCGGGGCTGCCCGTAATGGGAAGGACGCCATTAAGAAAATCGAGCAGCTGAAGCCCGATGTCGTGACTATGGATGTGGAAATGCCGGAAATGAATGGGATGGAAGCGTTAAAAGAGATAATGCAAAAGCATCCATTGCCTGTCATTATGCTTTCAAGTACGACAAAGCGCGGAGCAGAAAATACATTAATGGCAATGGAATACGGTGCAGTGGATTTTGTTGCTAAACCAAGCGGCTCCATTTCATTGGATTTACATAAAATTAAGAATGAACTCGTACATAAAGTGGAAGAGGCATCTAAAGTAACGGTTTCAAAATTGAGAAAACCTTTCCATAAATCGACTGCTGCAAGTCAACTGCCCCATCAACCTTTAAATAATGAAGAATCAAAACTGAAAAATATGAAAAAGCCAACCGTCAAAATCGATGTGCCGATGAAAAAGACGGATTGGAGTAAAACTTCTAAGAAATTCATTCTAATCGGGACTTCAACAGGTGGTCCAAGAGCATTACAGGAAGTTATCACAAAAATTCCCGCAAATGTTGGTGCACCGATTTTGATCGTTCAGCATATGCCTGCCGGTTTTACAAAATCGCTGGCAACAAGACTTGATCAATTGAGTGATATTCATGTAAAAGAAGCAGAGCAAGGCGACCTGCTGCAAAAAGGGACTGCCTATATTGCGCCGGGTGGCTATCATCTTAAATTAAGGAAAATCGGATCGTCATTTGCAGTCGTACTCGACGATCAGGAACCGCCAAGAGCAGGCCATCGCCCATCAGTAGATGTCATGTTTGAAGATGTGAGCCAGTATCAGGAGTTCGATAAAATTGCCGTCATTATGACCGGAATGGGCTATGACGGATCAAAAGGTCTGGTATCGCTTAAAAAAACAGGTAATGTCATGGCTATTGCCGAGTCAGCAGAAACATGTATCGTATATGGAATGCCAAAAGCTGCCGTGGAAACGCAGCTTGTAGATGAAGTGGCGGATGTTGATGATATTGCCAAAACAATTATGAAATATATGCCTTAA
- a CDS encoding chemotaxis protein CheA: MELNQYLEMFIEESKEHLQACSEHLLELEKNPEDLTIVGEIFRSAHTLKGMAATMGFEDLADLTHKMENILDAIRNNKIKVNAEILDVVFESVDHLEEMVFDIADGGDGKHDVQATVEKLKRIEAGEPLTGASEKQMPGQEVAAAMVANEFNQQAEAAELKLSYDDFEKTVILQSSEQEFNAYEITVALREDCLLKAARVFMVFEILEKNGDVIKSSPTVDKLEEEQFDSEFHVAFISKESAEDLQKMLMKVSEVDRAVVNKISRDAFVTKTAAIEVPAEAVETQLQPVVQEPVTAVSEEQPKIAASAKNNNSKSGHASSKTIRVNIERLDILMNLFEELAIDRGRLLTIAGDVNHGELNETVERMSRTMGDLQNIVLTMRMVPVDTVFNRFPKMVRQLSRDLNKKIELNIVGAETELDRTVIDEIGDPLVHLIRNSVDHGIESPEVRRAKGKPEEGTVELRAYHSGNYVFIEIEDDGAGINREKVLAKALSKGIVTHEQSLTMTDKQINELIMASGFSTADVISDVSGRGVGLDVVKTTIESLGGNISIESTQNVGSVFSIQLPLTLSIISVMLVEIENEIYAIPLSSIIETSIIRQSDILNAHNQKVIDFRGKVVPLIFLEEIFEVPRAEQKDDGFHSVVIVRKGDKLAGLVVDSFIGQQEIVLKSLGNYLTNIFAISGATILGNGKVALIVDCNALMK; this comes from the coding sequence ATGGAATTAAATCAATATTTGGAAATGTTCATTGAAGAAAGCAAAGAGCATTTACAAGCATGCAGTGAACACTTATTGGAATTGGAAAAAAATCCGGAAGACTTAACAATTGTCGGGGAGATTTTCCGTTCGGCACATACTTTAAAAGGTATGGCAGCAACAATGGGCTTTGAAGACTTGGCCGACTTGACACATAAAATGGAAAATATTTTAGATGCGATCCGCAATAATAAAATAAAAGTGAATGCAGAAATTTTGGATGTCGTTTTCGAATCTGTCGATCATCTGGAAGAAATGGTATTCGACATTGCAGATGGCGGCGACGGTAAACATGATGTGCAGGCAACAGTGGAAAAGCTAAAGCGCATAGAAGCAGGGGAACCGTTAACTGGAGCTTCAGAAAAACAAATGCCTGGTCAGGAAGTTGCGGCTGCAATGGTAGCAAATGAATTTAACCAGCAAGCTGAAGCGGCCGAACTGAAATTGTCCTATGATGATTTTGAAAAAACGGTCATTCTGCAATCATCTGAACAAGAATTCAATGCTTATGAAATTACAGTAGCTTTGCGTGAAGACTGTTTATTAAAAGCTGCTCGTGTATTCATGGTATTCGAAATTCTGGAGAAAAACGGGGATGTCATCAAATCTTCTCCTACTGTAGATAAATTGGAAGAAGAACAGTTTGACAGTGAATTCCACGTGGCATTTATTTCGAAAGAATCGGCTGAAGATTTGCAAAAGATGCTGATGAAAGTATCGGAAGTTGATCGTGCAGTTGTCAATAAAATCAGCCGTGATGCATTTGTTACAAAAACTGCGGCAATCGAAGTGCCTGCAGAAGCAGTAGAAACACAGCTACAGCCTGTAGTGCAGGAACCGGTAACTGCCGTTTCTGAAGAACAGCCTAAAATAGCGGCATCTGCCAAAAACAATAATAGTAAATCAGGGCATGCATCCAGCAAGACGATTCGTGTAAATATTGAACGTCTCGATATATTAATGAACTTGTTTGAAGAGCTTGCAATTGATCGCGGTCGTCTTTTAACGATTGCCGGTGATGTGAATCATGGCGAATTGAATGAGACGGTTGAACGGATGAGCCGTACAATGGGGGATCTGCAAAATATCGTCTTAACGATGCGCATGGTTCCTGTAGATACAGTATTCAACCGTTTCCCGAAAATGGTCCGTCAATTGTCGCGGGATTTAAACAAAAAAATCGAACTTAATATTGTCGGTGCTGAAACAGAGCTTGACCGCACAGTTATTGATGAAATTGGCGATCCTTTAGTTCACCTGATCCGCAACTCGGTCGATCATGGAATCGAAAGTCCGGAAGTACGCCGTGCAAAAGGCAAACCAGAAGAAGGAACAGTGGAACTTCGTGCTTATCATAGCGGGAACTATGTATTCATCGAGATTGAAGATGATGGAGCAGGGATCAACCGCGAGAAAGTGTTGGCAAAAGCATTGTCTAAAGGGATTGTTACACATGAGCAGTCATTGACAATGACAGACAAGCAGATCAACGAGTTAATTATGGCATCCGGTTTCTCGACAGCAGATGTCATTTCAGATGTGTCGGGCCGTGGGGTCGGGCTGGATGTTGTGAAAACAACGATTGAATCATTAGGAGGCAACATTTCGATTGAATCGACTCAAAATGTCGGATCGGTCTTCTCGATTCAATTACCGCTGACACTGTCGATTATTTCAGTCATGCTCGTAGAAATTGAAAATGAAATTTATGCGATTCCATTATCATCTATTATCGAAACATCGATTATCCGTCAGTCAGATATTTTGAACGCACATAATCAAAAAGTAATCGATTTCCGTGGTAAAGTTGTGCCGCTTATATTCCTGGAAGAAATTTTTGAAGTACCTCGTGCCGAACAAAAAGATGATGGCTTCCATTCAGTTGTAATCGTCCGCAAAGGCGATAAATTAGCTGGTTTAGTAGTCGATTCATTTATCGGTCAGCAGGAAATTGTACTGAAATCATTAGGTAACTACTTAACGAATATTTTTGCGATTTCAGGTGCAACGATTCTAGGAAACGGAAAAGTGGCGTTAATTGTAGACTGTAACGCACTGATGAAGTAA
- a CDS encoding chemotaxis protein CheW, translating to MTNATEQKNLKVIVFQLADKEYAIPVSHVKGIEKLMHITRVPKTERYVKGVINLRGVVTPVIDLRERFDLPVSGDEDTTRIIIITLETMEVGFIVDSANDVLDIDASSIEQQPEVVGSLDEDFIAGVAKLDNRLLILLHLDKVLNPND from the coding sequence ATGACGAATGCAACTGAGCAAAAGAACTTGAAAGTAATAGTATTTCAATTAGCAGATAAAGAATATGCCATTCCTGTTTCGCACGTAAAGGGAATCGAAAAATTAATGCATATTACACGTGTACCAAAAACAGAACGCTATGTAAAAGGTGTCATTAATCTTCGAGGTGTTGTAACGCCTGTCATTGATTTACGCGAACGCTTTGACTTGCCAGTTTCTGGCGATGAAGACACAACCCGAATAATTATTATTACGCTGGAAACGATGGAAGTCGGTTTTATTGTCGATTCAGCAAATGATGTGTTGGACATTGATGCATCTTCCATTGAACAGCAGCCGGAAGTGGTCGGCTCATTGGACGAAGATTTTATCGCAGGTGTCGCAAAATTGGATAACCGTTTATTAATTTTACTTCACTTAGATAAAGTGTTGAATCCGAACGATTGA
- a CDS encoding chemotaxis protein CheC — translation MNFNEKITLLHLDVLKEIGNIGAAHAATSLSNLLGKKIDMRVPDVKMASFNEMMELAGGSENAVVGIYLRIEGDVQGSMFFILPIEQANRFIRSLIHDESFDFHMPPYSEMGLSAMQEMGNILSGSYLSALSDFTGLKIYPTVPGLSVDMFGAIISIGLIELSQVSDTVIVINTSIYEEVMSDEEAVKGQFFLLPEPESFEAIFKALGVPTT, via the coding sequence ATGAACTTTAATGAAAAAATTACGTTGCTGCATTTAGATGTTTTAAAGGAAATCGGAAATATTGGTGCTGCACATGCAGCTACGTCTTTATCGAATTTATTGGGAAAGAAAATCGATATGCGTGTACCCGATGTGAAAATGGCCTCGTTCAATGAAATGATGGAACTCGCAGGCGGTTCGGAAAATGCTGTTGTCGGCATCTATCTTCGGATAGAAGGGGATGTTCAAGGAAGCATGTTTTTCATTTTGCCGATTGAGCAGGCGAACCGATTTATCCGAAGTCTCATCCATGACGAATCTTTTGATTTCCACATGCCGCCCTATTCGGAAATGGGCCTATCGGCAATGCAGGAAATGGGCAATATTTTATCCGGTTCCTATTTATCGGCTCTATCCGATTTTACGGGTCTTAAAATCTATCCGACGGTACCTGGATTAAGTGTTGATATGTTCGGGGCCATCATTAGTATCGGACTTATTGAACTCTCGCAGGTAAGTGATACGGTTATCGTCATTAATACGTCCATCTATGAAGAAGTCATGTCTGATGAGGAAGCGGTAAAAGGACAGTTTTTCCTGCTGCCTGAACCTGAATCATTTGAAGCCATTTTTAAAGCATTGGGAGTGCCGACGACATGA
- a CDS encoding chemotaxis protein CheD, which produces MIVTHSNEVIKVGIAQMDIVKVPKTIRTSGLGSCVGAVIYDDIKKVAGMVHVMLPDSSLNRTATMNAAKFADTGIAALVDLLKLEGAQSFKLKAKIAGGAQMFQFTSDKDSMRIGPRNVEAVKAQLKKLGIPLIAEDTGGNSGRTIEFNPETSMLQVRTVNKGVSEI; this is translated from the coding sequence ATGATAGTTACCCATTCAAACGAAGTGATTAAGGTAGGAATTGCACAAATGGATATCGTGAAAGTTCCTAAAACGATTCGTACGTCGGGACTGGGTTCCTGTGTCGGTGCAGTCATTTACGATGATATAAAAAAAGTTGCCGGCATGGTCCATGTCATGTTGCCGGATTCCAGTTTAAATCGAACAGCGACAATGAATGCCGCAAAATTTGCCGATACGGGAATTGCCGCTCTGGTCGATCTTTTAAAACTGGAAGGAGCGCAATCCTTTAAGCTGAAGGCGAAAATTGCAGGCGGTGCACAAATGTTCCAATTTACGTCGGATAAAGATTCAATGAGGATCGGACCGAGAAATGTGGAAGCTGTAAAAGCGCAGTTGAAAAAGCTGGGCATACCGCTTATCGCTGAAGATACGGGCGGCAACAGTGGCCGTACAATCGAATTCAACCCTGAAACGAGCATGCTTCAAGTTCGTACCGTCAACAAAGGAGTGAGTGAAATCTAA
- a CDS encoding multidrug transporter, whose product MFGSIFYNFWAALLSFAVYFIATIQNPYAMPLPTIGTAFIIAVIGFGLMFPVRYLVGYVFYTPEAPVLLPAEEELPGVSGQETGKTETVPQSGHTAMEAEDENTEEIAQVVRSMLQSDESLSR is encoded by the coding sequence ATGTTTGGTTCAATATTTTATAATTTTTGGGCAGCACTACTTTCATTCGCTGTATATTTTATCGCAACAATTCAAAATCCGTATGCGATGCCGCTGCCGACGATCGGTACAGCTTTTATCATTGCAGTCATTGGATTTGGTTTAATGTTTCCTGTCCGTTATTTAGTCGGGTATGTATTTTATACACCGGAAGCGCCTGTTTTGTTGCCGGCAGAAGAGGAACTGCCGGGAGTATCAGGGCAAGAGACGGGGAAAACAGAAACTGTCCCGCAAAGCGGTCATACGGCAATGGAAGCTGAAGATGAAAATACGGAAGAAATTGCACAAGTCGTTCGTTCGATGCTTCAAAGCGATGAATCCCTTTCACGGTAA
- a CDS encoding FliA/WhiG family RNA polymerase sigma factor, with amino-acid sequence MTEQRHRDEQSLWVRWTKNRDPEAGDLLIKKFKPLVSYHVQRIAVGLPKNISRDDLTSLGMMGLFDALNKFDINRDLKFDTYASFRVRGAILDGLRKEDWLPRSAREKAKKLESQIESLEQKLMRHATPEEVAAHMNLPVEEVYQTFQEHFFSNVLSINEQLDQEESEGKSFVIRDDNTKTPEQQTVHVELLGDLAENIKKLNEKEQLVISLFYSEELTLTEIGEILDLSTSRISQIHSKALFKLRKLLSSEMINT; translated from the coding sequence TTGACAGAACAAAGGCATAGAGACGAACAATCATTATGGGTTCGTTGGACAAAGAACCGTGATCCCGAAGCAGGCGATTTATTAATAAAAAAGTTTAAACCACTCGTATCGTATCATGTGCAGCGTATTGCTGTCGGGCTTCCGAAAAACATTTCCAGAGATGACCTGACGAGTCTTGGAATGATGGGGCTGTTTGATGCGTTAAATAAATTTGATATAAACCGAGATTTAAAATTTGATACGTATGCCTCTTTCCGTGTCCGTGGCGCTATTCTCGACGGTTTACGTAAAGAGGACTGGCTCCCGAGATCGGCGCGTGAAAAAGCAAAAAAGCTGGAATCGCAAATCGAATCACTAGAGCAGAAGCTGATGCGCCATGCGACACCGGAAGAAGTTGCAGCACATATGAATTTGCCGGTCGAAGAAGTGTATCAGACTTTCCAGGAACATTTTTTCTCGAATGTGCTGTCCATCAATGAGCAGCTGGATCAGGAAGAGTCGGAAGGCAAATCCTTTGTTATCCGTGATGACAATACGAAAACTCCTGAGCAGCAAACCGTTCATGTAGAACTATTGGGCGACCTGGCTGAAAATATTAAAAAGCTGAATGAAAAAGAGCAGCTTGTTATCAGTCTGTTCTACTCGGAAGAATTAACATTAACCGAAATCGGCGAAATACTGGACCTGTCGACATCAAGAATTTCGCAAATCCACTCAAAAGCATTGTTTAAATTACGTAAATTATTGTCTTCCGAAATGATCAATACGTAA
- a CDS encoding RNA polymerase subunit sigma has protein sequence MSLKGLELQIAIPKTFEAGKMADQRHQNTILQQMHANEALNRELERKQSTVNETEHLNAVNDEDQEKASQNGQEPVQENKKNKEQLDQKVQHPFKGNLFDFSG, from the coding sequence ATGAGCTTAAAGGGCCTGGAGTTGCAGATTGCGATTCCTAAAACATTTGAGGCAGGGAAAATGGCGGACCAGCGTCATCAAAATACCATCCTGCAGCAAATGCATGCAAATGAAGCACTGAACAGGGAACTGGAACGCAAACAGTCAACCGTCAACGAAACAGAGCATCTGAACGCAGTCAATGATGAAGACCAGGAAAAGGCTTCCCAAAACGGGCAAGAGCCAGTGCAGGAAAACAAGAAAAATAAGGAACAGCTAGATCAGAAAGTGCAGCACCCGTTTAAAGGGAATCTTTTTGATTTTAGCGGCTAG